The Methanobacterium lacus genome includes a region encoding these proteins:
- a CDS encoding MarR family transcriptional regulator — MNLDEKNRVFEEIMGDTIVYVTLFKRELNQLNEQKFMKTLLWLTLIDEYGSPSISNLGRKINVSKSQMTSRVDQLVEDGLIERINDTEDRRIIRIQLTKNGKNFLKDSKKNIEAEMNELIAPLSVEDIEDLKTSVLTIKKIVLKIQQSKKKLC, encoded by the coding sequence GTGAATTTGGATGAAAAAAACAGAGTTTTTGAAGAGATCATGGGAGATACCATTGTTTATGTAACACTCTTTAAAAGAGAACTGAACCAGCTTAACGAACAGAAATTTATGAAAACACTGTTATGGTTGACTTTGATAGATGAATATGGCAGTCCATCAATATCGAACCTAGGAAGGAAAATAAACGTTTCAAAGTCTCAGATGACCTCCAGAGTTGATCAGCTCGTTGAAGATGGGTTGATTGAAAGAATTAACGACACCGAAGACAGAAGAATCATCAGGATCCAATTGACAAAAAATGGTAAAAATTTCCTCAAAGACTCTAAAAAAAATATTGAAGCAGAAATGAACGAACTGATTGCTCCACTTAGTGTTGAAGATATCGAAGATCTAAAGACAAGCGTACTAACAATAAAAAAAATTGTCCTTAAAATTCAGCAGTCCAAAAAGAAACTATGTTAA